In Nitratireductor mangrovi, the genomic window GAATACAACAAGTCGCTGTGTTCCAACTTTGAGAAGCGCTGGCGCGAACTTGCCGGCGGCGAGGGCGTTACCGGGTATGACGAATACAATGCCGGCAACGACACCGTCATCCCCGCGCAGGTCAGTCGTATGAAGGACGCTGAGGCGAAGTCGGACGTGATTATGTTCTGCGGAGCGATCAACGGCGCTTCCTACGTGCGCCAGATCCGCGCTGCTGGCATCGACCTGCCCATGATTACAGGCGAGTCGATGGACGGAACATACTGGTTGGAGGCGGTTCCGGACTTGAGCGAATTCTACAACCTCAGCTACGGGAGTATTCACGGCGACGACCCCAGTTCCCGTGTCAACGATTTTGTGGCGAAATTCACGAAGGCGTACGGAGAGCCGCCGGTAACGGGACACGCGCTCACCGGCTATGGGGTGATCGAAGCCTGGGCGCGGGCGGTTGAAAGCGCAGGCTCTTTCGAAGCGGATGCCGTTCGCGCAAAACTCGACGCTTTCGCCGGCGAGGATTTGCTGGTCGGGAAGACATTTTTCACTAGCGACCTGCACATCAACAACAGCCGGCCCATGACGATTATCAAAATCGATGGTGGGAAAGCGGCCTCGCTAGGCGTTTTCGACGCCGAAAAGACCCCCGAGATCACATTCTGAGGCGAAAGGGGTATTGACGAGAACCGGACGGCGAAGGTGATCACGCTTCGTGCCCATAATATCGGTGTACGATTCGGCGGCGTGCTGGCACTCCACGACGTCTCCCTTGAGATCAGGCCCGGCGAAATCGTCGGCCTGATCGGGGCCAACGGTGCCGGGAAGAGCACGCTCATAAACGTAATGTCGGGCTTCCAGCGGCCGACGGCCGGCGACGTTTTTCTGGGCGACCGGGCTTTGCTGAAACTTCCCCCTCACTCGGTCGCGCGGGCGGGCGTGGTTCGAACATTCCAGGGCGTGCGGCTGTTCGGGGAACTCACCATCGCCGAGAACGTGGCCGCGGTGGCCGCAGTCGTGGGGAGTCCGGCATTTGCCATAGAGGAGCTCGTCGTTGCAGTCGGGCTAACAGGTGACTTCGACAGGAAGGCCGCGACCCTGAGCTATTCTGATCAGAGGAAACTGGCGATCGCCCGCGCGCTAGCCCTGGAACCGGCTTTTCTGCTCCTCGACGAGCCTGCCGCGGGAATGTCGCCGCAGGAGGCCGAACAGCTGGGCGTCGCACTCGAGGAGCTTGTCGAGGGCAGGGGAATCGGGCTGCTGCTGGTCGAGCACAACATGGATCTCGTCATGTCTGTCTGTCAGCGGCTGGTCGCCCTGGACGTGGGCCGCGTCATCGCGAGCGGGACGCCGGCTGCGGTGCGCGCCGATCCGAGCGTCCGGGCGGCCTATCTCGGCGGGGTGCCACATGGCGCTGCTTGAGCTCGACCGAGTCTGGGTAAGCTACGGTCCGGTCCCGGCGCTGCGGGACGTGTCACTTTCGCTCGAAGAAGGGGAGACGCTCGCGGTCGTGGGGCCGAACGGCGCTGGCAAGACCACGCTTACGCTCGCCATCGCCGGTGCGCTGCCCGCAGCCGCAGGGACCGTGCGGCTCGACCAGCGGCCAATCGACGGCCTCCGGACAGAGGATGTCGCCCTGATGGGTATTGCGCTGGTGCCTGAGGGTCGCCGCATCTTCGACGGATTGACCGTCCACGAGAACCTGCTTTTGGGGATGTCGCGGAGGCTCGGAGACCGTGCGGCGCGAAGCAAGGCGTTGGCAGAGATCCACGCCATGTTTCCGATCCTCGCCGAGCGCCGCAACGGCTTGGCAACCCGGCTCTCCGGCGGCGAGCAGCAGCAGCTCGCCATCGCTCGCGCGTTGCTCTCGCGCCCCCGCCTCCTGATCCTCGACGAGCCGTCACTCGGACTTGCACCGCTTCTGGTCGATCGCGTTTATGACGTCCTTCGGGAATTGCGCGCTACTGGTCTTAGCATCCTGCTGGTCGAGCAGAATCCAGTTCGGATAGGTTTCGTGGCCGATCGCGTGATGGTGCTCTCCGGGGGTGCGGTGCGTCTGGAGGGAAGGGCCGCCGATCTGCTCGGAGACGCGCGGTTGGAAAACGCTTACCTTTCCGGCGAAGGGCACGCCTGATGAGCTGGGTCATCCAGGCCCTGATTGACGCCATGAGCATTGGCTCAATCTACGCTCTGACGGCGCTCGGCATAGGCCTTATCTTCGGCATCATGCGGCTAATCAACTTCGCCCATGCCGAGTTTATCACCGTGACAGTCTACATTCTCGTGCTGGCGATCGGGCTGGGTTTTCCCGTAGCTCTCTTTCTCGCGGCGGGCGGCGCGCTTCTGTTGGCGCTGTTGTCGGAGCGGCTGGCGTTCCGCCCCGTCCGGGGGGCCAATCCCTCGACGCTTTTGATCACCAGTTTCGCGCTCAGCTACCTGCTACAGAACACTCTGGTCCTAGTCTTCGGAGCTCGCCCGATGGGATTGAACATCCTGCCTTCGCTTTCCAGGCCGCTGCTGATCGGCGACGTGCGCGTCCCCATGATCCAGGTCGTCACGATCGGCGTGACTATCCTGCTGCTCCTTGCCACGGGCGCCTTCCTGCGCAAAACGCGAATCGGCATCGAGATGCGAGCGGCCGCCGCGGACTTCCAGATGGCGCGGCTGCTGGGCATACGCGCCAACCGGGTCATAGCGGTGGCCTTCGGGCTGAGCGGCATCTTGGCCTCATCAGCGGCGGTGCTTTACGTCGCCCAAACGGGCGTCGTCGAACCTCGCCTCGGGCTTCACCTCGCCCTTATCGGCTTTGTGGCGACCGTGGTCGGCGGCATGGGCAGCCTCCCCGGCGCGGTTCTCGGTGGCCTGGCTGTTGGCATGGTCACGGTATTCTTGCAAGTGCTGCTGCCGTCTGACCTGCGTCCCTTCCGCGAGGCGTTCGTGTACCTGGCGGTCATCTTCGTCCTCGTCTTGAGGCCGCAGGGCCTCTTCCGACCCGCGTCCGCCCGCGAGCGCGTCTGATGCGATCGCGGGCGCAGACATACCTCCTGCTCGCAGGGCTGATCCTGCTGGCGACGCTACCCGGATATCTCGGGTCCGCAGCGAGCGCGCGCTTCGCGATCGACATGATGATCAAGTTGGCGTTCGTGATCGGTCTCTCAATCTTCGTCTCGAACACCGGCATCCTTTCGTTCGGACATGCGGCCTTCGCGGGGATCGCGGCCTACGCCGCGGCCTGGTTTACGATCCCCGTGATGACCAAGAAGGTGTTTTTGCCCGACCTCCCTGCCTTCGTGCTTTCGACCGACTTGGGGTTCTGGGGTGGGATGGCGACGGGGATGCTGCTCGCTGCCTTCGTGGCTGCCATCTTTGGCGTCGCCGTGGTTCGGCTGGCGGGCATCGGCGCGAGCATCGCGACTCTGGCGTTCCTCGCTATCGTAAACACCACCATGTCGCACGCGACCGGCCTGACCAAGGGAACGGCCTCGCTGATCGGGTTGCCTCTTTTGGTCAACCTGCCAGTCGCCACGGCCGTGGTTCTTGCCTCGCTCCTGGTGGCTAGCGTCTTTGCCGGTTCGCGGGCGGGCTTGATGCTTCGGGCCTCGCGCGAAGACGAGGTGGCCGCGCTCGCCTCGGGCATCGCAGTTCGTCGGCTGCGGCTCGCCGCTTTCATCCTTTCGGCGGCCGTCGTGGGGGCAAGCGGCGTCCTGCAAGGACATGCAATCGGCATACTCTCCGTCAGCCAGTTCTATTTGGAATTAACCTTTCTCACACTGGCAATGCTCGTCATCGGCGGCCAGAACAGCCTTTCGGGCGCGGTGGTCGGTGCGATTGTCATTGCCTTCCTCGGCGAAATGCTCCGCACCGTTGCCGGCGGGTTCACCCTCGCCGGGCTGACTGTTCCGGCAATGCCGGGCCTCCGCGAGGTCGCGCTGGCGATCATTATGCTCGCCGTCCTCATGTTGCGACCGAGCGGCATCATGGGAAACCGCGAACTCAGCCTGGCAAACCTTCGCCGACGCGGAGTTCAGCCACAGGAAGACCACGTCAATACTGCGATATCAGATTGACGGCCGGCGGATTTCGAGCTTAACTGCGATAACAGAAAGGGCGCGGGATCATGCGTGCGGGCATCATCGGTACGGGTCTGATTGGTCGCGGCTGGGCAACAGCATTTGCCCGGGCGGGCTGGGACGTCAGCATATGGGACCACGTGCCTGCCGTCGCCGCCTCGGCTCTCTCCTCGATCAAGACGGCACTTGACGATATGGCGGCAGTTGGACTTGTCGCCGATCCGGCCGCTGCGGCCGCACGAGTAGTCGTCGCAGATACACTTTCGGAAGCCGTGGACGGCGCTGACTACGTCCAAGAAAACGTCCCGGAGAACGTAGATGCGAAGCGTGACGTGTTCGAGCTTCTCGATAAACAGGCGCCGCAAGGAGTGCCGGTCGCAAGCTCCTCCAGCACGATCATCGGGAGTCGGTTCCTATCCGGGATCCGCGGGCGCGACCGATGCATAGTGGCCCATCCGGCAAATCCGCCACACCTCATGCCGGTGGTGGAGGTCGCACCCTCGCCGTGGCACGCCGATGCTTTTGTAGGCGAGACCTGCCGACTGCTTGCATCAATCGGCCAGGTGCCGGTCGTGGTGCGCCAGGAGATTGAAGGGTTTGTCATGAACCGACTGCAGACGGCGGTGGTGAACGAAGCCGTCGCGCTTGTCGCAAGAGGCGTGATGGATCCCGCGGACGTGGACGCGGTGATGAAACACAGCCTTGGGCTCCGCTGGAGCCTGATGGGACCATTCGAGACCATGGACCTGAACGCCCCCGACGGATTCCTCGACTACGCCACCCGTTACGGTCACCTCTACCAAGCAATGGGGCGCGACCTGCACGTCGCGGACGCTTGGCAAAACGATACTTTGCAGACGATCGAAGACAGGAGGCGGAGGGATACCCCCCGCGCGGCGGTCGGCGAGCGGATGCGCTGGCGCGACCGGGCGCTCATGCGCCTCATGTCCCTGAAGAATGAGCTTTAATACCAGCGGCAAGGAGTCGATTTCATGACGGAAAAAGTTATCATCACCGCTGCGATAACCGGCGGCATCCACACGCCAACCATGTCGTCGCATCTACCGATCACGCCGCAGGAGATCGCCGCGTCGGCAATCGAGGCAGCAGAGGCGGGCGCCGCAATTATCCATCTGCACGCGCGCGATCCCGAGACCGGGAGACCGAGACAGGATCCGGAACTGTTTATGCAGTTCCTGCCCCGCATCAAGCAATCGACCGATGCCGTGCTGAACCTGACGACGGGCGGCGGGCTCGGCATGACGCTGGACGAACGCCTGGCGCCAGCCCACCGCGCGAAGCCTGAAGTCACTAGCCTCAATATGGGCTCCATGAACTTCTCTGTCGCCCAACTCGCGCACAAGTACACGGATTGGAAGTTCGACTGGGAAAAGTCCTACGTGGAGAACTCATGGAGTACGATCTATCCCAACAGTTTCGACATGATCGAGCGCATTATGGTGGAGGTCGGCCAAGCCTATGGCACCCGCTTCGAGTTCGAATGCTACGATCTGGGCCATCTCTACAACCTGAAGCAGTTTGTCGACCGCGGCCTGGTCGAGCCCCCATTCTTCATTCAGGGGGTATTCGGCATCGCCGGGGGGATGGGCGCCGAACTCGACAACCTAATGTTCTTCAAGCAGACGGCAGACCGGCTCTTCGGGTCGGACTACCGACTGTCTTCTTTCGGCATCGGGAAGGCCCAGATGGGATTCTTGACGATGACGGCATTGCTGGGGGGAAATGTACGGGTGGGACTTGAGGACTCTCTCTACATCGGACGCGGCCAACTCGCCCGGTCAAACGCCGAACAAGTAACCAAGATAAGGCGGATCATTGAGGAACTCGGGTTGGAAATCGCCACGCCCGCAGAGGCGCGCAAAGTCCTAGGGCTGAAAGGCGGCGATAAGGTTGGATTCTAACCACAATAGAGGAGCGTGAGGATAACAGAATAGTGACGCAGTGCCTTGTCCAAATCACTACGCACCGGCTGGAGCCGCTTTGTGAATTCCGTTTGGACGCAAATGCCCTGCCGCTGGCCGAGGCGTCGCGTATGCCTCGCGCGTGAAGTCCAACTCCGGCGCAATATGATTGAACGAGTAATCATTCGCATGGCACGCTGTGGATCACGTCGGAGTTTGCGGATTACAAGACACGACTATGGAGCAGTGTCGGCGTCGAGGCCGATCACATATCTAGAACGAGAAACGGTGATCGCGCCCGCGAGACACACAGGCAAATCTTGGTGTTTGCCGAACGGTCGGCCGGCGAAAGAAAATAGTCGCGATGATCCGGAGGCGCGTACCGTCCTGCGCGGACTTGTAACGCCGGCCTGTCGTCGAGGCTAGTCAATCCGGCGAGTGACGAGCCCTGATCTCGTGACTCGACCGTGCAATTCGCGGCCGAGCGTCTTTTCAACGCCCTCTGCCGTCTCAATCAGGCGGTCCATGTCAATTCCCGTGTCGTAGCCCATCTGCTGCAGGACTGCGACCAGATCCTCTGTCACCACATTTCCCGTATGGCCTTCCGCATACTTGATCGCAGCGGGGTGTCCGCCCAGCCCCCCAAACGAAGAATCGAGATAGTCTACGCCGGCTTCCACCGCCGCAAGCGCGTTCGCCAGTCCGGTGCCGCGCGTGTCGTGAAAATGTCCGACCCACACGATATCCGGGAAACGGTTCAGTAGCGCTCCAAACCGCTCGCGTACGAATTCAGGATCCGCCATTCCAGTCGTGTCGCCTAGGGTGATCATGTCGATGCCCATGTCGGAGAAGAAGGCGGTCCAATGTTCCACCTCTGCCAGCGGTACCTCACCGCTAAACGGACAGCCGAACGCTGTGCCGATCGTACCGACGATCCGCAGCCCACTCTCTTGCGCGGCTTCGACCATACGCTCAAATCCGCTTCGAACTTCAGCGTGGGTACGGCGGGTGTTTCTCACTTGATGCGCTTCGCTTGCCGACACGACCATGCTGATTTCGGACGGTCCGGCGCCGTCGACGACTGCCTGAATCGCGCGCTCCACGGCGCGGTCGTTCACACAGGTCGCCTTGTACGAAACGCCGGCGCGCCGGATGATGCGCTTCAGTACGTCCTCGGCGTCGGCAAATTGGGGGACATGTTTGGGATGTGAGAACGACGTCGCTTCGATGCGGCGAAAGCCAAGTTCCGTAAAGCTGTCGATCAAGGACACTTTCGCGTCCGTGGCGACAAACGCCACCTCGTGCTGCAGACCGTCCCGGGCCGCACACTCACAAATCGTAATTTGGCGTGACATGCTGCCGCAACCCTAGAGCAATTGAAGCGTTTCCTCGCCAGACCGCAATGTGCTTGCATCGTAGGTCTGGCTAATGGTTCCGAGCCTTACCACCAGCACCCTGTCGGCGATGCGAACTCCTGCATTCACATTCTGCTCAACG contains:
- a CDS encoding ABC transporter substrate-binding protein, giving the protein MKTGTRFFLTALVATTPLTAAAQEDVTVGFAIALSGFVAPYDDGPYKAAKLAIEDINAKGGLLGRKIIEVSADTASDPAQGATAATDVLSKNAELVMVTCDFDFGAPAALVAQSQNKIAFSSCAADAKFGVQGIGPNAYTMATATNHQGAILAEFAWNTLGKRNVYILNDLQVEYNKSLCSNFEKRWRELAGGEGVTGYDEYNAGNDTVIPAQVSRMKDAEAKSDVIMFCGAINGASYVRQIRAAGIDLPMITGESMDGTYWLEAVPDLSEFYNLSYGSIHGDDPSSRVNDFVAKFTKAYGEPPVTGHALTGYGVIEAWARAVESAGSFEADAVRAKLDAFAGEDLLVGKTFFTSDLHINNSRPMTIIKIDGGKAASLGVFDAEKTPEITF
- a CDS encoding ABC transporter ATP-binding protein, with the translated sequence MITLRAHNIGVRFGGVLALHDVSLEIRPGEIVGLIGANGAGKSTLINVMSGFQRPTAGDVFLGDRALLKLPPHSVARAGVVRTFQGVRLFGELTIAENVAAVAAVVGSPAFAIEELVVAVGLTGDFDRKAATLSYSDQRKLAIARALALEPAFLLLDEPAAGMSPQEAEQLGVALEELVEGRGIGLLLVEHNMDLVMSVCQRLVALDVGRVIASGTPAAVRADPSVRAAYLGGVPHGAA
- a CDS encoding ABC transporter ATP-binding protein, giving the protein MALLELDRVWVSYGPVPALRDVSLSLEEGETLAVVGPNGAGKTTLTLAIAGALPAAAGTVRLDQRPIDGLRTEDVALMGIALVPEGRRIFDGLTVHENLLLGMSRRLGDRAARSKALAEIHAMFPILAERRNGLATRLSGGEQQQLAIARALLSRPRLLILDEPSLGLAPLLVDRVYDVLRELRATGLSILLVEQNPVRIGFVADRVMVLSGGAVRLEGRAADLLGDARLENAYLSGEGHA
- a CDS encoding branched-chain amino acid ABC transporter permease; amino-acid sequence: MSWVIQALIDAMSIGSIYALTALGIGLIFGIMRLINFAHAEFITVTVYILVLAIGLGFPVALFLAAGGALLLALLSERLAFRPVRGANPSTLLITSFALSYLLQNTLVLVFGARPMGLNILPSLSRPLLIGDVRVPMIQVVTIGVTILLLLATGAFLRKTRIGIEMRAAAADFQMARLLGIRANRVIAVAFGLSGILASSAAVLYVAQTGVVEPRLGLHLALIGFVATVVGGMGSLPGAVLGGLAVGMVTVFLQVLLPSDLRPFREAFVYLAVIFVLVLRPQGLFRPASARERV
- a CDS encoding branched-chain amino acid ABC transporter permease encodes the protein MRSRAQTYLLLAGLILLATLPGYLGSAASARFAIDMMIKLAFVIGLSIFVSNTGILSFGHAAFAGIAAYAAAWFTIPVMTKKVFLPDLPAFVLSTDLGFWGGMATGMLLAAFVAAIFGVAVVRLAGIGASIATLAFLAIVNTTMSHATGLTKGTASLIGLPLLVNLPVATAVVLASLLVASVFAGSRAGLMLRASREDEVAALASGIAVRRLRLAAFILSAAVVGASGVLQGHAIGILSVSQFYLELTFLTLAMLVIGGQNSLSGAVVGAIVIAFLGEMLRTVAGGFTLAGLTVPAMPGLREVALAIIMLAVLMLRPSGIMGNRELSLANLRRRGVQPQEDHVNTAISD
- a CDS encoding 3-hydroxyacyl-CoA dehydrogenase, with amino-acid sequence MRAGIIGTGLIGRGWATAFARAGWDVSIWDHVPAVAASALSSIKTALDDMAAVGLVADPAAAAARVVVADTLSEAVDGADYVQENVPENVDAKRDVFELLDKQAPQGVPVASSSSTIIGSRFLSGIRGRDRCIVAHPANPPHLMPVVEVAPSPWHADAFVGETCRLLASIGQVPVVVRQEIEGFVMNRLQTAVVNEAVALVARGVMDPADVDAVMKHSLGLRWSLMGPFETMDLNAPDGFLDYATRYGHLYQAMGRDLHVADAWQNDTLQTIEDRRRRDTPRAAVGERMRWRDRALMRLMSLKNEL
- a CDS encoding 3-keto-5-aminohexanoate cleavage protein — encoded protein: MTEKVIITAAITGGIHTPTMSSHLPITPQEIAASAIEAAEAGAAIIHLHARDPETGRPRQDPELFMQFLPRIKQSTDAVLNLTTGGGLGMTLDERLAPAHRAKPEVTSLNMGSMNFSVAQLAHKYTDWKFDWEKSYVENSWSTIYPNSFDMIERIMVEVGQAYGTRFEFECYDLGHLYNLKQFVDRGLVEPPFFIQGVFGIAGGMGAELDNLMFFKQTADRLFGSDYRLSSFGIGKAQMGFLTMTALLGGNVRVGLEDSLYIGRGQLARSNAEQVTKIRRIIEELGLEIATPAEARKVLGLKGGDKVGF
- a CDS encoding hydroxymethylglutaryl-CoA lyase gives rise to the protein MSRQITICECAARDGLQHEVAFVATDAKVSLIDSFTELGFRRIEATSFSHPKHVPQFADAEDVLKRIIRRAGVSYKATCVNDRAVERAIQAVVDGAGPSEISMVVSASEAHQVRNTRRTHAEVRSGFERMVEAAQESGLRIVGTIGTAFGCPFSGEVPLAEVEHWTAFFSDMGIDMITLGDTTGMADPEFVRERFGALLNRFPDIVWVGHFHDTRGTGLANALAAVEAGVDYLDSSFGGLGGHPAAIKYAEGHTGNVVTEDLVAVLQQMGYDTGIDMDRLIETAEGVEKTLGRELHGRVTRSGLVTRRID